The Paraburkholderia sp. ZP32-5 genome includes a window with the following:
- a CDS encoding class I SAM-dependent methyltransferase, giving the protein MSGKTHEIRPSQSVELLKELHILTRDGKMNQDSRRKLKQVYHLFQFIEPLLKDLKDAQGSLTLVDHGAGKSYLGFILYDLFFKEFQDAASGASHIYGIETREELVTKSEELAARLGFKGMSFLNLSVAESISSTRLPEQIDIVTALHACNTATDDAIRFALEKHAKYIVVVPCCQAEVAGVLRQNKGKALKNALTEIWRHPLHTREFGSQITNVLRCLQLEAHGYQVNVTELVGWEHSMKNELIIAQYKDLPRRRPTERLGEVLDTLGLDTLKERFFAPA; this is encoded by the coding sequence ATGTCCGGCAAAACCCACGAAATCCGTCCCAGCCAGTCCGTCGAGCTGCTGAAGGAGCTCCATATCCTCACTCGCGACGGCAAGATGAACCAGGACAGCCGCCGCAAGCTGAAGCAGGTCTATCACCTGTTCCAGTTCATCGAACCGCTGCTCAAGGACCTGAAGGACGCACAGGGGTCGCTTACGCTCGTCGATCACGGCGCCGGCAAGTCATACCTCGGTTTTATCCTGTACGACCTGTTTTTCAAGGAGTTTCAGGACGCCGCTAGTGGGGCTTCGCACATTTACGGCATTGAAACGCGCGAAGAACTGGTGACGAAGTCCGAAGAGCTGGCCGCGCGGCTCGGTTTCAAGGGGATGTCGTTTCTGAATCTGTCGGTCGCGGAGTCGATCTCGTCGACGCGCTTGCCTGAGCAGATCGACATCGTCACCGCGCTGCACGCGTGCAACACCGCCACCGACGACGCGATCCGCTTCGCGCTCGAAAAGCATGCGAAGTACATCGTCGTCGTGCCGTGCTGCCAGGCCGAGGTCGCGGGCGTGTTGCGGCAGAACAAGGGTAAGGCGCTGAAGAATGCGCTGACGGAAATCTGGCGGCATCCGCTGCATACGCGCGAATTCGGCAGCCAGATCACCAACGTGTTGCGCTGTCTGCAGCTCGAAGCGCATGGGTATCAGGTCAATGTGACCGAGTTGGTCGGCTGGGAACACTCGATGAAAAACGAGCTGATCATCGCGCAGTACAAGGATCTGCCGCGGCGCCGGCCGACCGAGCGGCTCGGCGAAGTGCTTGATACGCTGGGGCTCGATACGTTGAAAGAACGTTTCTTTGCGCCGGCTTGA
- a CDS encoding DUF1059 domain-containing protein, which produces MSRKYIDCREFPSEMNCTVALSADSTDELLEAAVQHAVSVHKHTDSPELRAQLKTLFHEGTPPAEAPRA; this is translated from the coding sequence ATGAGCCGCAAGTACATCGACTGTCGCGAGTTTCCAAGCGAAATGAACTGCACTGTCGCGCTGTCCGCCGACAGCACCGACGAGTTGCTCGAAGCCGCCGTCCAGCACGCGGTCAGTGTTCACAAGCACACGGATTCGCCGGAACTGCGCGCGCAACTGAAGACGCTATTTCACGAAGGCACACCGCCGGCGGAGGCGCCGCGCGCGTGA
- a CDS encoding DNA-binding protein, translated as MDTVPNGNVEQKFQEMLAKLIATPAWTEKQQLELEMARDISTEMLRLAEVMRDGSVDLETCLTMLKYAKVLDFIMTTLASRRDIKPQTLRVIFKLAGLKVDEAYPG; from the coding sequence ATGGATACGGTACCTAACGGAAACGTCGAACAGAAATTTCAGGAAATGCTGGCGAAGCTCATCGCGACGCCGGCATGGACGGAGAAGCAGCAGCTCGAACTGGAGATGGCGCGAGACATCTCGACGGAGATGCTGCGGCTCGCCGAAGTAATGCGCGACGGCAGCGTCGACCTCGAAACCTGCCTGACGATGCTCAAATACGCGAAGGTGCTCGACTTCATCATGACGACGCTCGCGTCGCGACGCGATATCAAGCCGCAAACGCTGCGGGTCATCTTCAAGCTCGCCGGGCTGAAAGTCGACGAAGCCTATCCGGGCTAG